A single genomic interval of Lathyrus oleraceus cultivar Zhongwan6 chromosome 7, CAAS_Psat_ZW6_1.0, whole genome shotgun sequence harbors:
- the LOC127107400 gene encoding polygalacturonase, which yields MSNNNYPLPFLFLLITLSCSFHFSTAKSSTYNVIKFGAKPDGITDSTKAFLNAWTKACSSPYPAAIYVPQGKFLLGTVTFSGNCANKAISITIDGTLIASSNYRVAGKGGTWLRFQHVDGVSIRGGVLDGQGTALWKCKNSNKKNCPTGATTLEFIGSKNIMITGLTSINSQMFHVVFNGCQYVKTQDVNIVAAGNSPNTDGIHVQMSSHVTIIHSKIRTGDDCISIGPGTNSLWIENIECGPGHGISIGSLGWELNEAGVQNVTVKRVTFTGTQNGVRIKSWGRASNGFVRNIFFQDATMVNVQNPIVIDQNYCPNNKNCPGQASGIKISDVTYEDIHGTSATEVAVKFDCSSKYPCNGIKLKDVKLTYKNQIAEASCNHAAGAALGLVQPHSCL from the exons ATGTCAAACAATAACTATCCTCTTCCCTTTCTCTTCCTCCTAATCACACTATCTTGTTCCTTCCATTTCTCAACTGCAAAATCATCCACATACAATGTAATCAAATTCGGAGCCAAACCTGACGGAATAACCGATTCCACTAAAGCATTCCTGAATGCTTGGACTAAGGCATGTTCATCGCCGTATCCCGCAGCAATTTACGTTCCGCAAGGGAAATTCTTACTCGGAACCGTAACATTTAGTGGAAATTGTGCTAACAAAGCTATTTCCATAACGATTGATGGTACTTTGATTGCTTCGTCTAATTACCGTGTCGCCGGTAAAGGCGGTACGTGGTTGAGATTTCAGCATGTTGACGGAGTTTCGATTCGCGGCGGTGTGCTTGATGGCCAGGGGACTGCCTTGTGGAAATGTAAAAATTCAAACAAAAAGAATTGCCCAACCGGAGCCACG ACACTGGAATTTATTGGCTCAAAAAACATTATGATCACTGGATTGACATCTATAAATAGTCAAATGTTTCACGTAGTGTTTAATGGATGTCAATATGTAAAAACACAAGATGTAAACATCGTGGCCGCCGGAAACAGCCCGAACACCGACGGCATCCATGTCCAAATGTCCTCCCATGTCACCATCATTCACTCCAAAATTCGCACCGGTGATGATTGTATCTCAATCGGACCTGGAACCAATAGCTTGTGGATTGAAAACATTGAATGTGGACCAGGACATGGAATAAG CATTGGAAGCTTAGGATGGGAATTAAATGAAGCAGGTGTACAAAATGTGACAGTTAAAAGAGTTACATTCACAGGAACTCAAAATGGTGTTAGAATAAAATCATGGGGTAGAGCTAGCAATGGATTTGTTAGGAACATTTTTTTCCAAGATGCAACTATGGTTAATGTCCAAAACCCTATTGTCATTGACCAGAATTACTGTCCAAACAACAAAAACTGCCCCGGGCAG GCTTCTGGAATTAAAATCAGTGATGTAACATACGAAGACATTCATGGAACATCAGCAACAGAAGTAGCAGTGAAATTTGATTGTAGTTCAAAGTATCCATGCAATGGGATAAAATTGAAGGATGTTAAACTTACTTACAAAAACCAAATAGCTGAAGCATCTTGTAACCATGCTGCTGGAGCTGCATTGGGTTTAGTTCAACCACACAGTTGCTTATAA